The following proteins are encoded in a genomic region of Ictalurus furcatus strain D&B chromosome 6, Billie_1.0, whole genome shotgun sequence:
- the dnajc3a gene encoding dnaJ homolog subfamily C member 3a, with protein sequence MVTITPVAYKLINYVPFVLVLLDLRYEGVLCSSDNSVEKHLEMGKKLLAAGQLADALSHFHAAVDGDPKNYLAYYRRATVYLATGKSKSALPDLSKVIELKPDFTSARLQRGSLLLKQGKLDEAESDFKKVLKSNPSSREEQEAQSQLKKSDEIQRLVTEAQSNFKRKDYSSAAALLDTVIETCVWDVYSRELRAECFIQLGEMGKAISDLKAASKLKNDNTQAFYQLSTIYYNLGDHEMSLNEVRECLKLDPDHKQCFSHYKQVKKLNKQILSAEELIQQQRYGEAVSKYESVMKTEPNVPQYTIHAKERICHCLSKDQQGAKAVPVCSEVLSADPQNVNALKDRAEAYLQDEQYENAIKDFESAKEYSENDRQIKEGLERAQRLLKQSQKKDYYKILGVKRTAQKKEIIKAYRKLAQQWHPDNFQDPEEKKKAEKKFIDIAQAKEVLTDPEMRSSFDQGEDPLDPESKQGGGHHHFHGAWESFQGFNPFGSGPFNFKFNFN encoded by the exons ATGGTAACTATAACACCAGTCGCGTATAAACTAATAAATTACGTACCCTTTGTGCTTGTGCTGCTGGATCTTCGATACGAAG GAGTGCTATGCAGCAGTGACAACAGTGTAGAGAAGCACCTGGAGATGGGGAAGAAGCTCCTGGCTGCTGGACAGCTGGCTGACGCACTTTCCCACTTCCACGCAGCTGTTG ATGGTGACCCGAAAAACTACTTGGCCTACTACAGAAGAGCCACTGTCTACCTGGCCACGGGCAAGTCTAAATCCGCTTTACCGGATCTAAGCAAAGTCATCGAGCTTAAACCTGATTTCACATCG GCAAGACTTCAGAGAGGGAGCCTACTACTGAAACAGGGAAAGCTTGATGAAGCTGAAAGTGATTTCAAAAAAGTG CTGAAATCAAACCCCAGCAGCAGAGAGGAGCAGGAAGCACAGAGCCAGCTGAAGAAATCGGACGAAATCCAAAGATTGGTGACAGAGGCTCAGAGCAATTTCAAGCGCAAAGACTACAGCTCAGCGGCTGCACTCCTGGACACAGTCATTGAA ACGTGTGTGTGGGACGTTTACTCCAGAGAGCTCAGAGCCGAGTGCTTCATTCAGCTGGGCGAGATGGGCAAAGCTATCAGTGACCTTAAAGCAGCATCCAAATTGAAGAACGACAACACGCAGGCTTTCTACCAGCTCAGTACCATCTATTATAACCTGGGAGATCATGAAATGTCCCTCAA TGAAGTGCGTGAGTGTTTGAAACTGGATCCTGACCACAAGCAGTGCTTCAGCCACTATAAGCAGGTAAAGAAGCTCAACAAGCAGATCCTGTCAGCTGAGGAGCTGATCCAACAGCAGAG GTACGGAGAAGCAGTAAGCAAGTACGAGTCAGTTATGAAGACGGAGCCGAACGTGCCACAGTACACTATTCATGCCAAGGAGCGCATATGCCACTGTCTTTCTAAG GATCAGCAAGGTGCTAAAGCAGTCCCAGTGTGCAGCGAAGTCCTGAGCGCAGACCCACAAAATGTGAATGCTCTAAAAGACAGGGCAGAGGCCTACCTCCAAGATGAACAATATGAAAATG CCATTAAGGACTTTGAAAGTGCTAAGGAGTACAGCGAGAATGACCGTCAGATAAAGGAGGGACTGGAGAGAGCACAGCGCCTCCTCAAGCAGTCCCAGAAGAAAGACTACTACAAGATCCTGGGGGTCAAGAG GACAGCCCAGAAGAAGGAGATCATTAAAGCCTACAGGAAGTTGGCACAGCAGTGGCACCCAGACAACTTCCAGGATcctgaagagaagaaaaaggctGAGAAGAAGTTCATAGACATCGCACAGGCCAAGGAAGTGCTCACTGATCCAG AAATGAGGAGTTCATTTGACCAGGGTGAAGACCCCCTGGACCCTGAGAGCAAGCAAGGAGGAGGCCATCACCATTTCCACGGGGCCTGGGAGAGTTTCCAGGGCTTTAACCCTTTTGGCTCTGGACCGTTCAACTTTAAATTCAACTTTAACTGA